The Paramisgurnus dabryanus chromosome 3, PD_genome_1.1, whole genome shotgun sequence genome includes a window with the following:
- the LOC135769020 gene encoding uncharacterized protein, with translation MLMLVKEELEKMTDPQPCRIKNEDTEKQIDMMGINTHQLELNKADEMHYNIKTIQNVDHIMTQNVEKPFTCHHCGKSFTSASDLRRHWRTHTGEKHVTCHLCGKRFRDKSNLKDHERIHTGEKPFTCHECKKCFRSKGNLTTHMKIHTGAKPHACFQCGKSFSMECHLKKHMITHSEKKPHACFQCEKSFSNKSGLETHMRSHTGVKPYICSQCEKRFTSEVALKKHTRIHTGEKPFTCHQCEKSFRSKVNLTAHLIIHTGEKPFTCRHCGKSFRTKGNLDAHVIIHTGEKPYICFQCEKGFTSQGALKEHMRIHTGEKPFKCHHCGKSFRNKVNLNAHVRIHTGETPFTCHECGKSFVNKGNLKKHISVHTGEKPFACDQCEKRFRSKVNLNAHIRIHTAEKPFASVRNHQSFYSREKPFN, from the exons ATGTTGATGCTGGTGAAAGAGGAGCTTGAGAAGATGACAGATCCACAACCATGCAGAATAAAGAATGAAGATACTGAGAAACAAATAG ATATGATGGGAATAAACACACATCAACTTGAACTGAATAAAGCAGATGAAATGCAttataatattaaaacaatacaaaatgtgGATCACATCATGACTCAAAATGTAGAGAAACCATTCACATGTCAtcactgtggaaagagttttacatCTGCAAGTGACCTTAGAAGACATTGGAGaactcacactggagaaaaacatGTCACATGTCATCTCTGTGGAAAGAGATTCAGAGATAAAAGTAACCTTAAAGACCACgaaagaattcacactggagagaaaccgttCACATGCCATGAGTGTAAAAAATGTTTCAGAAGTAAAGGCAACCTTACAACACACATGAAAATTCACACAGGAGCGAAACCTCATGCGTGttttcagtgtggaaagagtttcagtaTGGAGTGCCACCTTAAGAAACACATGATAACTCACAGTGAAAAGAAACCTCACGCATGTTttcagtgtgaaaagagtttcagTAATAAAAGTGGACTTGAGACTCACATGAGAAGTCACACTGGAGTGAAACCCTACATATGCTCTCAGTGTGAAAAGAGATTCACAAGTGAAGTCGCTCTTAAGAAACACACAAGAATTCATACTGGAGAAAAACCGTTCACATGCCACCAAtgtgaaaagagtttcagaAGTAAAGTTAACCTTACCGCACACTTGATcattcacaccggagagaaaccaTTCACATGCCGCcactgtggaaagagtttcagaacAAAAGGTAACCTTGACGCACACGTGAtcattcacactggagagaaaccttacatatGCTTTCAGTGTGAAAAGGGTTTCACAAGTCAAGGTGCTCTTAAGGAACACATGAGAAtccacactggagaaaaaccgtTCAAATGCCATCACTGTGGAAAAAGTTTCAGAAATAAAGTTAACCTTAATGCACATGTGAGGATTCACACCGGAGAGACACCGTTCACATGCCAtgagtgtggaaagagttttgtAAATAAAGGCAACCTTAAGAAACACATAAgcgttcacactggagagaagcCATTCGCATGTGATCAGTGTGAAAAAAGATTCAGAAGTAAAGTTAACCTTAATGCACACATAAGAATTCACACTGCAGAGAAACCATTCGCAAGTGTCAGAAATCACCAAAGTTTTTATTCTAGAGAAAAGCCATTTAACTAA